A single window of Leishmania panamensis strain MHOM/PA/94/PSC-1 chromosome 35 sequence DNA harbors:
- a CDS encoding memo-like protein, putative (TriTrypDB/GeneDB-style sysID: LpmP.35.1190) gives MHFVRSATHAAPHGCGWYEAIPERLKATIDDYLREVTHHYEDESRGGARMMGLIVPHAGMSYSGRTACEAFAVFREYLYAKGSKGSKVERIFILGPSHTKGFEGCELSAASAYETPFGPLKVDTATVDRVITALCKAGVGAATASRRTDEAEHSIEMETPYLSHILHYPPAATGTSTQPAAARVSIVPIIVGWTNRQDEKAICDVLKPYMDDARNFFIFSSDFCHWGDRFSYTYHYQRYQYPNIGDSIIAMDHAAMELLERRDLEGWYGYLRTTKNTICGRAPISIGMQHWMDEASKVQIKFVHYSQSNKCLSVEDSSVSYAAAIILA, from the coding sequence ATGCACTTTGTGCGCTCCGCCACacatgcagcgccgcatggCTGCGGCTGGTACGAGGCGATCCCAGAACGTCTTAAAGCTACGATCGACGACTACTTAAGGGAAGTGACGCACCACTACGAAGATGAGAGTCGAGGGGGCGCTCGCATGATGGGCTTGATTGTCCCACATGCCGGCATGAGCTACTCTGGCCGCACCGCCTGCGAGGCCTTCGCGGTTTTCCGTGAGTACCTCTATGCAAAGGGGTCCAAAGGCAGTAAGGTGGAGCGCATCTTTATTCTTGGCCCGTCGCATACGAAAGGCTTTGAGGGGTGTGAGctctccgccgccagcgcgtaCGAGACACCCTTTGGACCGCTGAAGGTGGACACCGCTACCGTGGACCGTGTGATAACTGCTTTGTGCAAAGCAGGGGTTGGGGCGGCCACGGCGTCTCGCCGCACAGACGAGGCAGAGCATTCGATCGAGATGGAGACACCCTACCTCTCCCACATCCTTCACTACCCACCAGCGGCGACCGGTACGTCGACTcagccagcagcggcgcgcgtCTCTATCGTCCCTATCATCGTCGGCTGGACCAACCGGCAGGACGAAAAGGCCATTTGCGACGTGTTGAAGCCTTACATGGACGATGCTCGTAATTTTTTCATCTTCAGCTCTGATTTCTGCCACTGGGGCGATCGCTTCTCTTACACGTACCATTACCAGCGCTACCAGTACCCAAATATCGGTGACTCAATCATTGCCATGGACCACGCTGCCATGGAGTTGCTGGAGCGGCGCGACTTGGAGGGGTGGTATGGTTACCTGCGGACAACAAAGAATACGATTTGCGGACGTGCGCCGATCAGTATTGGAATGCAGCACTGGATGGACGAAGCAAGCAAGGTGCAGATCAAGTTTGTGCACTACTCGCAGTCGAACAAGTGCTTGAGCGTGGAGGACTCATCCGTGAGctacgccgctgccatcatTCTGGCGTAG
- a CDS encoding hypothetical protein (TriTrypDB/GeneDB-style sysID: LpmP.35.1200), with protein sequence MKSRRFQANPDEAVDPLPFDYTLLSHLYVHSDGTDVIDFSGLAVGKESHCRVHSLLKNRSFVPGMMEAEPEAVGSYLHLRVDEDGGSTLDGSGDYKIHGARRPDPPRGVSAPASNLVRIEDRAEHWWFVCQAAEDTALYARLFNGTEDLLRYLKQHKLHLPTGLNSESGTANEAWAPPKPHHDSSNSVSDTTEPVLPLAKWLDIQVDRSNPLSVERVTQLLNHLPISQETKESCLYLSTVDSIDINSQNTGSVSDSMSGYVFLNLLCTPVVENGGRRATTSTATTAREAGNTGSTSNQKGFLHRLCGFKFDFLRTDKRRTTKRLKIPRRAAAHVSPHGIPPTTQSVMEMRFEAARIKAPRSSVPDPVAVAVIVFADWMITIHEKPFAEMDDMLRMLQLHCSPPEVTTSHLGYTARLSSSMRRRFTAPFAMSMLLQIVVGHHLDSITLAQAVDELGDCVFDVREKQEDQDAVLQHITAVRRCFGECGTDTVRREVLFASLLQPIFADRFFVADPAIRHELENAQAHLWHFQREISDCRDTLALSNWHHNVAIQWLLLRRGNRALRMALLLTEMTNIMQPIVIVQTLYSMNVPLPFEAEGNPPQTTLAPFFFLAAIFLIYCTFTIGAIRHIIVRKSFQTRLLA encoded by the coding sequence ATGAAGTCTCGCCGTTTCCAGGCCAACCCCGACGAGGCTGTCGATCCCTTGCCGTTCGACTACACTCTTTTGAGCCACCTCTACGTGCACTCTGACGGAACGGATGTGATCGACTTCAGCGGCCTTGCTGTAGGCAAAGAGAGCCACTGTCGTGTACACTCCCTCTTGAAGAACCGCAGCTTCGTACCAGGGATGATGGAGGCGGAGCCTGAGGCTGTCGGGTCATacctgcacctgcgcgtcGACGAAGACGGTGGCAGTACACTGGACGGCTCAGGTGACTACAAGATCCACGGCGCACGTCGCCCAGACCCCCCGAGAGGTGTGTCGGCTCCTGCATCGAACCTGGTGCGCATCGAGGATAGAGCGGAGCACTGGTGGTTCGTGTGCCAGGCCGCAGAGGACACGGCGCTGTACGCGCGCCTTTTCAACGGAACGGAAGACCTTCTGAGGTACCTGAAGCAGCACAAGCTTCACCTTCCCACCGGCTTGAACTCAGAAAGCGGCACGGCGAATGAAGCATGGGCGCCGCCTAAGCCGCAtcacgacagcagcaacagtgtTAGCGACACCACCGAACCGGTCCTGCCGCTGGCGAAGTGGCTGGACATCCAGGTTGACCGATCGAACCCGCTCAGCGTGGAGCGGGTGACTCAACTTTTGAACCACCTGCCGATCTCGCAAGAAACCAAAGAGAGCTGTTTGTACCTGTCCACGGTAGACTCGATCGACATTAACTCGCAGAACACCGGTAGTGTCTCCGACAGCATGTCCGGCTACGTTTTTCTCAACCTGCTGTGCACGCCGGTGGTGGAAAATGGTGGGCGCCGCGCAACTACTTCgacggccaccaccgctcgcGAAGCTGGGAACACGGGCTCTACGTCGAACCAAAAGGGGTTCCTCCACAGACTGTGTGGATTCAAATTTGACTTCTTGAGGACAgacaagagaagaacgacGAAGCGACTAAAGATACCGAGGCGCGCTGCGGCTCATGTTTCGCCGCACGGCATCCCCCCCACTACGCAGAGCGTGATGGAGATGCGCTTTGAGGCGGCGCGCATAAAGGCGCCGCGCTCCTCTGTGCCGGACcctgtggctgtggctgtcATTGTCTTCGCGGATTGGATGATTACCATACACGAAAAACCATTTGCGGAGATGGACGACATGTTGCGCATGTTGCAGCTACACTGTTCACCACCGGAGGTGACAACCTCACATTTAGGCTACACCGCTCGCCTTTCTTCATCCATGCGACGCCGCTTTACTGCGCCATTTGCGATGAGTATGCTCTTGCAAATTGTGGTGGGCCATCATCTCGACAGCATCACTCTCGCCCAGGCGGTCGATGAGCTTGGCGACTGTGTCTTCGACGTCAGGGAGAAACAGGAGGACCAGGATGCCGTTCTACAGCACATCACCGCCGTTCGGCGCTGTTTTGGCGAGTGCGGCACCGACACAGTCCGGCGTGAGGTACTCTTTgcgtctctgctgcagcccaTTTTTGCTGACCGGTTCTTCGTGGCCGACCCTGCCATCCGCCACGAGCTGGAGAACGCGCAGGCGCATTTGTGGCACTTTCAGCGCGAGATATCGGACTGCCGCGATACGTTGGCCCTCTCAAACTGGCATCACAATGTGGCAATTCAATGgcttctgctgcgccgcggtaACCGCGCTCTTCGCATGGCTCTACTTCTCACGGAAATGACAAACATTATGCAACCGATTGTGATTGTGCAGACGCTCTACTCCATGAACGTCCCGTTGCCATTTGAGGCGGAAGGCAACCCACCGCAGACGACACTGGcgccattttttttcttggcCGCAATTTTCCTCATCTACTGCACCTTCACCATCGGCGCCATTCGCCACATAATTGTTCGCAAGTCATTCCAGACACGTCTACTGGCCTAA
- a CDS encoding hypothetical protein (TriTrypDB/GeneDB-style sysID: LpmP.35.1210): MLCGSRVMLARSAVAFFNMKHFQAKKKYNLTPQNTYETLSTVLSPRDRLLRQSVSGSGGSRVLVLDTQQRVKGVYLPVFCMPHPSTITKGTNSLGVEVAEYTRFIEATSAACKAGGGVTESTLPTVLVVMSHPQGLAYGTFRADGTPGVPMKNLALGSILADPKTQQEAVTIASATLKSSGLGTVMPLLQVPYGHAEAVRDIYKELNECKHAAELAACSTFVWVQRDSESSTSFKVARSSEEYWARARNEGESGAAPVPGPISFLDRRWVLLTDVVLRPDHGLGLYGRDLATGHRIVDPIGLQSALCRGSLLLDHIPRTVIDTTRDTAAGTGASG, translated from the coding sequence ATGTTGTGCGGCTCGCGAGTGATGCTCGCCcggtcggcggtggcgttcTTCAATATGAAGCACTTCCAGGCCAAAAAGAAGTACAATCTTACTCCCCAGAACACCTATGAGACGCTCTCCACCGTGCTGTCGCCACGTGACCGACTGCTGCGTCAGTCGGTTTCTGGCAGTGGTGGTTCtcgtgtgctggtgctggaTACTCAGCAGAGGGTGAAGGGGGTTTACCTTCCCGTCTTTTGCATGCCACACCCCTCCACCATCACCAAGGGAACCAACTCCCTGGGTGTGGAGGTTGCTGAGTACACGCGTTTTATTGAGGCGACATCTGCGGCGTGCAaagcaggcggcggcgtcactgAGTCAACGTTGCCGACTGTGCTCGTGGTAATGTCCCATCCCCAAGGACTCGCCTACGGTACTTTTCGAGCAGACGGCACACCAGGTGTACCCATGAAGAACCTTGCACTGGGGTCGATTCTTGCCGATCCGAAGACACAGCAAGAGGCAGTGACCATTGCCTCTGCCACTCTTAAGTCCTCTGGATTGGGCACCGTTATGCCTCTACTGCAGGTGCCCTACGGACATGCGGAGGCCGTCCGCGATATATACAAGGAGCTGAATGAGTGTAAGCACGCCGCCGAGCTAGCGGCCTGCTCTACCTTCGTTTGGGTTCAAAGGGACAGCGAGTCGTCGACTTCGTTTAAAGTGGCGCGATCCTCTGAGGAGTACTGGGCGCGAGCGCGAAACGAGGGGGaaagcggtgctgcaccggTGCCAGGTCCTATCTCGTTTCTAGACCGCCGCTGGGTCTTACTGACGGACGTTGTCCTTCGCCCTGATCATGGGTTAGGTCTTTATGGGCGCGATCTCGCCACAGGCCATCGCATTGTTGATCCTATTGGGTTGCAGTCTGCCCTTTGTAGAGGCTCCCTCCTGCTCGATCACATTCCACGCACCGTGATTGACACAACTAGAgacaccgctgccggcacGGGGGCAAGTGGTTGA
- a CDS encoding hypothetical protein (TriTrypDB/GeneDB-style sysID: LpmP.35.1220): protein MRRATLSVAVCCAQPAVALTPVRTIIAAKGIVENRIAKHYTNRTIEESKTERAEGIKKTLHPNPCNRKEELSHLTQHCSYEYVPEFQRWANDMMAVYSDPQGYGHDMAYHYHRIWKAKSLTRRGVEDGSGAFDVCRVHPH, encoded by the coding sequence ATGCGCCGTGCCACGTTGTCTGTAGccgtgtgctgcgcgcaACCAGCGGTAGCACTCACCCCTGTGCGTACCATTATTGCTGCCAAGGGCATCGTAGAAAACCGTATTGCCAAGCACTACACAAACCGCACCATCGAGGAATCCAAAACAGAGCGTGCGGAAGGCATTAAAAAGACGCTTCACCCCAATCCATGCAACCGCAAGGAGGAACTTAGCCACCTCACCCAGCACTGCAGTTATGAGTACGTGCCAGAGTTTCAGCGGTGGGCAAATGACATGATGGCCGTGTATAGCGACCCGCAGGGATACGGGCACGATATGGCATATCATTACCACCGGATCTGGAAGGCGAAGAGCCTGACGCGCCGTGGCGTGGaggatggcagcggcgcctttGATGTGTGCCGCGTTCATCCGCATTGA
- the GPI10 gene encoding GPI alpha-mannosyltransferase III (TriTrypDB/GeneDB-style sysID: LpmP.35.1230), with protein sequence MDVLTVFSLWPRPLRSWRVLAVLLLYRIALCLTLRTAESPDEWWQSEEVAYHMVFGHGHLTWEWHELIRSYVFPAIFACPLFVLKCTGTDTAMTVWAANRCVQAVIFFAQDCTMLALAQRLDDLRCGLDLSTSGRGAGSFSPSSAPSSSTKTAGGIPTIASTTLAMLVVEWFLNNTGVRGYSNVAESLFFLLSLYQARYSTFLLCAGAACAVRATAAIAVLPVFMVHIFRLCRRKGIARGLAVLAPLTVSALASVSAAVCLVDYVFYDRLVFTPYKFLKVNVLMGVSKYFGVHPPYWYLVVLPVMAAPFVFFLAWAPVCWKRMQVAEGHHVSGSTRYADHTLLTCTSSRTLRQEIKRWVFVGVLSLMLYSLVDHKEMRFVYFLLPILLVLSSVVVVDLCTSSLSAQKNSSSVQSVRWSLVVPSAATARRLFTLCWVANAALAIVLLHGYRCGSLTLWRKIRDADWHFRHLEVLTHCYATPGFAQLHGKVDRLELVDCPVKLDPVLGVREVTHDLLFREQQKAYALWRYLRLPSKLDVEEVGMESEKKLSKGAWWRGAHHLMPAAEPPVLPDGIVLFQNTAISLEADLLRPMGYRLIAVVFHTPYSFEQDEDRYLELWSREVT encoded by the coding sequence ATGGACGTCCTGACAGTGTTTAGTCTGTGGCCGCGCCCATTGCGGTCGTGGAGGGTACtggcggtgttgctgctctATCGTATAGCCCTCTGTCTGACATTAAGGACGGCAGAGTCGCCGGATGAGTGGTGGCAGAGTGAGGAAGTCGCGTATCACATGGTGTTTGGCCATGGCCACTTGACATGGGAATGGCATGAACTCATTCGCTCCTATGTTTTTCCGGCAATCTTCGCGTGTCCGCTGTTTGTGCTCAAGTGCACAGGGACAGACACGGCAATGACGGTGTGGGCCGCTAACCGGTGTGTCCAGGCTGTGATCTTCTTTGCGCAGGACTGCACTATGCTCGCCCTCGCACAGCGCCTCGACGACCTTCGATGTGGTCTCGACTTGTCGACGTCAGGACGCGGTGCGGGatccttttctccctcctcagcCCCCAGTAGCTCCACAAAAACGGCGGGCGGCATTCCGACGATTGCGTCCACAACCCTGGCGATGCTGGTGGTGGAGTGGTTCCTCAACAATACAGGGGTGCGCGGCTATTCCAACGTGGCGgagtctctttttttcttgctaTCGCTCTACCAAGCGAGGTACAGCACGTTTCTACTCTGTGCCGGTGCGGCATGTGCGGTACGCGCTACGGCGGCCATAGCGGTGCTCCCGGTCTTTATGGTACATATATTTCGCCTATGCCGCAGGAAAGGCATCGCACGCGGCCTCGCTGTGCTCGCTCCCCTCACAGTCAGCGCGCTGGCCAGCGTGAGCGCCGCTGTGTGCCTTGTTGACTACGTCTTCTATGACCGTCTCGTTTTCACCCCGTACAAGTTTTTGAAGGTCAACGTTCTTATGGGCGTGAGCAAGTACTTTGGAGTGCATCCGCCTTACTGGTACTTGGTCGTGCTGCCGGTCATGGCGGCCCCGTTTGTCTTCTTTCTGGCATGGGCACCCGTGTGCTGGAAGAGGAtgcaggtggcggagggCCACCATGTGAGCGGGTCGACGCGGTATGCGGACCACACGTTACTTACCTGTACCTCTTCACGGACGCTGAGGCAGGAAATAAAGCGATGGGTGTTTGTAGGTGTGCTGTCATTGATGCTTTACAGTCTGGTAGATCACAAGGAGATGCGCTTCGTCTACTTCCTGCTCCCGATACTGCTGGTGCTTTCGAGTGTCGTGGTGGTCGATCTCTGCACGAGCTCTCTGTCGGCGCAGAAGAACTCGTCTAGCGTGCAAAGTGTGCGTTGGAGCCTTGTCGTGCCGTCTGCTGCCACGGCGCGACGCCTGTTCACACTCTGCTGGGTCGCAAATGCAGCCCTAGCGATTGTGCTCTTGCACGGctaccgctgcggcagcctaACCCTGTGGCGCAAAATCCGCGACGCCGACTGGCACTTTAGGCACCTGGAAGTACTCACGCATTGCTATGCGACGCCTGGctttgcgcagctgcatggCAAGGTGGATCGACTGGAGCTGGTGGACTGTCCAGTGAAGTTAGATCCCGTGCTAGGGGTGCGAGAGGTGACACACGACCTCCTATTTAGGGAGCAACAGAAGGCCTACGCGTTGTGGCGCTACCTACGGCTTCCGTCGAAGCTTGACGTCGAGGAGGTTGGCATGGAGAGTGAGAAGAAGCTTTCAAAAGGTgcgtggtggaggggggcgcaCCACCTGATGCCAGCAGCCGAACCCCCCGTTTTGCCAGACGGCATTGTTCTCTTCCAGAATACCGCTATCTCACTGGAGGCAGACCTTTTGCGACCAATGGGCTACCGCCTAATCGCGGTCGTGTTTCACACACCGTACAGCTTCGAACAGGATGAGGACCGCTATCTCGAGTTGTGGTCACGGGAGGTGACGTAG